In Oncorhynchus keta strain PuntledgeMale-10-30-2019 chromosome 36, Oket_V2, whole genome shotgun sequence, the DNA window CAAATTAATGTTGTTTTTTCACTCAAATTACTTGTGGATCATAGTAAATTTAGGGTGAAAAACATCCAGTACATAAGATTGAATCGAGATTATTCAACAAAGGCAGGAAATCTGCATGATAAATCTGATATCAACAATTAATATTATTTTTGACAATATGAACAGAAGGCATGTGGGTCTATGCATTGGTGAAGTCCTCTTCTGTGCGGTTAAAGTGCAGTATGCTGTCCTCTACACCAAAGAGGTCAATTAGCTGGGAGATGCTGGCTTTCCTGCCATCTATGGGGAGATCTGACTGGAGCTCATACAATGCAGCCTGACTACAACTCCGCCACTTGTCAATCAAAACTCTCAACTGTGTCAGGTCATTCTAGAGAGAAAGAAGTGAGAGATGGGGAATACAATAAAAAGTGGTTGAATATTCACAACCAATTataccacttttttttttttacacccatGTCATTTAGCATTTTCATTTAGCGGTTACCTTGCTTCTGTACATTTTAACCATCTTCAGTCGCCGTAGTCTCTCGGTCCTTTCTTTAACCTCTCTCTTCAATTGGTCTCGTAGTTGTAGCAAATCTATATGAGTGGGTTGAGCCGATTCAGGCATGGGGCCAGGGACCCCAGGCCTTCTAGTCTCTGGACATTCACTGGGCGTGATCTCATTTCTGTTGATGTCAATATTCTTCGGTCTGTCTGTTTTGGCACCATGCTCGGTCTCTTTGTCTGCTGTTGAGGGAAGTTGGTCATCATCGATGTTAAGACGTTTGGCCACGGAAACAGGAGAGGTGAAGGAACGTTTTGATCTTTTCAGTCGTTCCTTCAGAGAAGAACTCATCTGCTGTTTTGGCTGAGAAAACGTTTGACACTTGTGAATGACAATGAACAGCTAGAAACATGCCAGAGGCCCATTATTTAATACGAAAATCCATGTAGAAAAACAGCAGTACGTTAAATATGCATGTTAGAGGGGTTTGACAAACGTTAAGAAACGGTATCTAACTATACTGTAGCTATCTTTGTGTGTGTATTCAGCACAATTAGATGGGTTTGAAACAAATTAGATTAGCTACTGGCTGCTACATATATAAGTTAGGTAATTTTAGCTACTTAGCTAGCTATATTTCACTGTAAATTACATTGCAACATGCCTGGTTCTGGTACTGTAGACCGTCCTTACCTTACCTTTTGCACACTACTGGATTCACATGGGCTTGATTTTAAATAACAGGGTGTGCCGTACACAGGTTTTGATTTGGTTGTCTTCGGTGTGGTCTCCATTTCTTTAATTACAACGCGTAGGTTACAAATTGGCCTCACGGAAGTTTTTCACAGGGTTAGCTTGCTAACAACAAGCTCATGCAAACCTCCAAGCTTTTATTGGTCATTATTACagtcacaaagtcataaaccccgcccatttctacaatttattttcttaaaatctgattttaaaactaacgttaaccacactgctaatttATACATAACACTAACCTTACATTAACATCAAAAAGCCACTTGTTTCCATGATTTTTTTACGATATAGCCAAtttttactttgtggctgtggtaactaatggGAAACCTTTTGATTGGTTGAAAGTTAGACTCTATATTTCCTGCTTACAGAAAATAACTGGGAGTTGTAGTATATCAATCCTAAAGCAGATTTAATTCGTTTCAGAATGAATATTTCAACTGGAAAATCTATTTTGTTTTTGTACAGAAATCAA includes these proteins:
- the sfr1 gene encoding swi5-dependent recombination DNA repair protein 1 homolog, with translation METTPKTTKSKPVYGTPCYLKSSPCESSSVQKPKQQMSSSLKERLKRSKRSFTSPVSVAKRLNIDDDQLPSTADKETEHGAKTDRPKNIDINRNEITPSECPETRRPGVPGPMPESAQPTHIDLLQLRDQLKREVKERTERLRRLKMVKMYRSKNDLTQLRVLIDKWRSCSQAALYELQSDLPIDGRKASISQLIDLFGVEDSILHFNRTEEDFTNA